The genome window GCACCTGGATGACGCGCCAGGACTGGAAGCGGTCCTGGAAACCCTGGGTGCGCGGCACCGCGCTGGGCTTTCCCATCGGCGCGCTGCCCACCGGCGGCACCGAGATCCCGACCTTCCTGTCCTACACGATCGAACGCAAGCTCTGCAAGCATCCCGAGGAATTCGGCAAGGGCGCGATCGAAGGCGTGGCCGGCCCCGAAGCCGCCAACAACGCCGCGGCGGCCGGCGTGCTGGTGCCGTTGCTGACGCTGGGCCTGCCGACGTCCGCCACGGCGGCGGTGCTGCTGGCCGCCTTCCAGAGCTACGGCCTGCAGCCCGGCCCGTTCCTCTTCACCAACAGCGGCGACCTGGTCTGGGGCCTGATCGCTTCGCTGTACATCGGCAACCTGATGCTGCTGGTGCTGAACCTGCCGCTGGTCGGCCTGTGGGTGCGGCTGCTGCTGATCCCCCGCCCCTACCTGTATGCCGGCATCCTGATCTTCGCGATGGTGGGGATCTGGGGCGTGGCGACCTCGTGGACCGACCTGGCGATGATGTTCGGCATCGGCCTGATGGGCTACGTCATGCGGGTCTACGATTTCCCCATCGCGCCGGTCCTGATCGGCCTGATCCTGGGGCCCATGGCGGAAACGCAGCTGCGGCGCGCCCTGGCCGTGGGCGAGGGCAATCCGCTGATCCTGGTGTCGACGCCGACCTCGGCCACGCTGCTCGCGCTGGCCGCAGCCGCGCTGGTGCTGCCCCTGCTGCTGCGCAGGCTCAAACGCGAAGCCTGAGCCCGGTCCGCCGCGGGCTCGGGCCCGCGGCGCCGGCTGCCGCTACTCGTGCGCCTGCCGGATCATGCGGGCGATCTCGTCCTCGCCGTAGGGACGCGGGTCCTTGACCCGCAGGCTGTCCGCCCATTCCCGCGAGAAGTCCCGCTGCAGCCAACGGTTCACGGCCGCCGTGGCGATCATCGCCACCACGGCCCCGCAGGCGGCCAGGGCCATGTCCTTGTGCGCGTCCCAGACATCGCCCTGGGTACCCAGGTAGGCCACGCCCAGGTCGCCGCCGAAGACCTCGGCCGCGATCCACTCGAACAGTTCGAACATGGCGGAGGTCGCCAGCGTGAACTCCAGCGGCAGGAAATAGCCCCAGAACCCCCGCGCATCGGCCACGCGCAGGAAGACCTCGCGTATCGGATAGGCCAGCAGCAAGCCATACGAGAAGTGCACCACGCGGTCGAAATTGTTGCGCTCCCAGCCCCACAGGCTGTTGAAGCTGCGGCCGGCCAGCGCCTGCCACCAGGCGTCGTAGGGCACTTTCGCGTAGGTGTAGTGCGCGCCGATCGCATGCAGGCACAGGAAGAGGAAGATCAGCGTGTACGACAGGCGCGAAAACCGGAAATGCCGCCAACTCGCGGCCAGTCCGATACAAAATCCAATCACCAGCACATTCTCCAGCGCCCAGTCCGAACGGTCGAGCGGATCGATGGCCAGAGCCACCCAGATCACCGCGAACGCCAGCGCCAGCCGCGCCACGTAGCGCCGGTGCCCCGTGTCCATGCCTGTCTCCATCTTGCCTCCTGCGGCCATGCGGAGCAGCCAGTCTACGCCATCGGCGCGCGCCGCTCCGGCGGGATCGCCCCATCACGGGTCCGCGCGTTTCAGCGCCGTTTCACCCCTGGCATGTTGCGGACAGCCAACCTATCGCTTTCCCTGGAAGATACAAAGCCGGGAGCCGCGCCGCGAACGGCTGCGGTATAACCTCGCCACGCATGCACGCGCATGCGCCGCCGGCCGGTCCCCCGGCTGGGCCACGAGCCCCGTCCCCGCCTGCCAGCCACTCTCCTTTCTATGCAGATGGTCATCATGATGTTTACGCAACTCCAATCCGGCAGGCGCGCCACGCTCGCGCTGGCTGCCGCGCTGGCGACCGCCGGCGCGATCTCCACATCCCTTCCCGCGATGGCGGCCGACTATCCGGCCAAGCCCATCACCATCGTCGTCGCCTACGGCGCCGGCGGCGACACCGACGCCATGGCCCGCCTGTTCGGCGAAAAGCTGACGCAGCGCCTGGGCCAGCCCGTGATCGTCGAGAACCGCGCCGGCGCGAGCGGCATCATCGGCAGCAACTACGTCGCGCGCGCCAAGCCCGACGGCTACACGCTGCTGCTGGCCCCCAGCACCTTCTCGATGGCCACCCACGTGGTCAAGACCAATTCGGCCGACACCTACAACCCCGCCCGCGACTTCTCGCCCATCACCCAGACCGCGTCCCAGCCCCTGCTGCTGGTGGCCGGCCAGGCCTCGGGCTACACCTCGATCGCCCAGGTCCTGAAGGACGCCAAGGCGGGCAAGGCCCTGACCTACGCCAGCCCCGGCTCGGGCTCGCCCATGCACATCCTGGGCGAACTCTTCAACCAGGCCGCCGGCGTCAAGATCACTCACGTCCCCTACAAGGGCGTCGCGCCCGCCGTGAACGACCTGCTGGGCGGACACGTGGCGCTAAGCTGGATGACCTACGGCCCGGTGGAACCCTACCTTGCCTCGGGCAAGATCCACATCCTGGCCAACGGCGCGGCGGAACGCACCCCGCTCGCCCCGGATGCGCCGTCGATGGCCGAACTGGGATACAAGAACATCAACATTGCCGCCTGGCAGGGCCTGTACGCGCCCAAGGGCACGCCGGCCGAGGTCGTGCGCACGTTGAACGGGCACATGGCCGAAATCCTGAAAATGCCCGACGTGGTCGCCAAGATGCGCGTCTTCGGCGCCTTCGCCAAGTCCAGCACGCCCGAAGCCCTGGGCAAGCTGACGTCCGACGAATACGCGTTCTTCGGCAAGGTCGTCAAGGAATTCGGCATCCAGGCCGATTGACCGGCGTTCCCGCCCCATGCGGGAACCTCCGGCGGATCCGGCGCTCGGAATGAGCATGTGGATCCGCCGTCTTGCCGCCCTCGCCTGCGTGCTCGCGCTTGCCAGCGCGGGCTATGTCGCGCTCGACCGCTGGCAGCGCGGGATGATCTTCTCGGTCGAACTGGGCGAACGCTCGTGGTGGCGCGAGCCGCCGGCCGGCACCCAGGTCTATGACCTGCCCATGCCGGGCGGCGATACCCTGCGGACCTGGTACTGGCGGCATCCCGATCCCGGCGCCCCGACGGTGCTGTACCTGCACGGCTCGCGCTGGAACCTGAACGGCAGCGCGTTCCGCATGGACCATTGGGCCGGGCTGGGCTATTCGATGCTCGCCATCGACTATCGCGGCTTCGGCGCCTCGTCGCCCCGGCTGCCCTCCCAGGCCAGCGTGCGGCAGGACGCCCAGGTGGCTCTGCGCGAACTGGCCCGGCTCCAGCCCGATCCCGCCCGCCGCTTCGTCTATGGCCACAGCCTGGGCGGCGCCATCGCGATCGACCTGATGGCCCGCCTCGATCCGCCGATACCGGTGGCCGGCCTGATCGTCGAAGCCAGCTTCACCAGCATCCGCGACATGATCGCCACCACGCGCTGGGCCGGCATTCCCGGCTTCGGCCTGCTGGTCACGCAGCCCTTCGATTCGCGCGGCGCCATCGAAACACTAAGCGTGCCGCTGCTGCTGATGCACGGAACCGAGGACCGGGTCGTCCCGCCCGCCATGAGCGAGGCGCTGCTGGCGGCGGCACGGCAATCCCCGCGCAAGCAACTGGTCTGGCTGAAAGGAGCGTCGCACTCCGGCGCCAGCCGCAGCGGCGCCGCCTACGACGACGCCGTGCGCGGCTTCATCCGCTCGGTCCGCCGGGCCTATCCAGGCTGATTCATTCCAGCTCGACCGGGGCCTGGAACTGCCGCTCCAGGAACGCCACCGCGCCCGTCCGGGCTTCCTCCGCGGAAGCGAAGACCTCGCTGTCCCGCATCAACGGAAATCCCAGCACCCGCACCTGGAACCGGTAGCCGTCCTCGCCCGGCGAGGTATCGATCTCGAAATTGCGTTCATTGACCCACCCTCTTGCCTGCAACGTCCAGTCTTCCATCTTCGACTCCTTGGCGCGGCATTCGCCCGCCCTCATCACACCTCAACCCAGCGCCACCAGGAACACCACGGCGCCTATCCCCAGCATCAGGAACGGGCTGAGCCGCGTGTACATCAGCGTCAGCGTCGAGGCGGCCGCCACGCCCCAGGCCCAGGCGCCGCCCTCGGCGGCGCGCAGCACGGTGCATGAAGCAGCCAGAACCATGCCCGCCGCCACCGGCACCAGGCCCGCTTCGATCGCGCGTATGCACCGCGTGCCCTTGAACCGGGTCCACAGATGCGCCAGGGCATAGACCAGCAGCGAACTGGGAATGAAGATCGCGGCCGACGCCAGCAATGCGCCCGCCAACCCCGCCGCCTGCCATCCCACCAGCGTCACCAGCAGCGCGCCCGGCCCGGGGATGATGCGCGACAAGGCATACAGGTCCATGAACTGCGGATTCGTCACCCAGCCATAGACATCCACCGACTGGCGGTGGATGTCGGCCACGATGCTCTGCCCGCCCCCCACCGTCAGAAAGGACAGCGGCGCGAAGACCAGGACCACTTCCAGCAGTTGCGCGAGCCTCATGCCTGCCCACCCTCGCGCAGGCGCAGATAGGCCAGCCCGATGGACAGCGGCGCCATCGCGCCGACCACCCACAGCAAAGGCAGCTTCAACAGGAAGATCGCCACGAAGGTGACGACCATCACGGCCAGGGCGGGCACGCCTCGCGCGGCCCGGCGCGCGGCGCGCAGCCCCGTCTGCAGCGACAATCCCACGGCCGCGGCCGCCACGCCGGCCAGCGCCAGGTGCACCGAATCGGACGTCGCCATCGTCGCGAACGCGGCCACCACCACCAGCGCCAGCACCATGGCGGGCACCACCAGGCCCAGCGCGCCGGCCAGCGCGCCCACGCCGCCGCGCAATCGGAAGCCGACCCAGATCGCCAGATTGACCACGTTGACGCCCGGAAAGGCCTGGGCCAGCGCGAGGCCACTCAGGAACTCGGCCTCCGACAGCCAGTTCCGGCGCTGCACGAACTCGCGCAGCATCCAGCCGCTCAGCCCGCCGCCGAAGCTGGTCAGGCCGATCTTGGTGAAAGCAAGGAAGATCTGGAGCACGGAAGGAAGCCGGGAACCACTGTCGGCGGAAGCGGGCGGCAAGGTCTGGGGCATGGCGGGCCTATCGCGGGAAGTACCGTCATCTTACGGATCTGGGATGTCGAATAGCTTAACGCCCGGGCCGGTCCGCCACCGAGGCTAGAATACGGCCCCGCCTTCGCGCGGGCTGCCATTCCCTGCCTTGGAGGAACCATCCTTGACCACACGCCGCTCGTTCCATGCCCTCGTCCTTTCCGGTCTTGCCTGCGGCGCGCGCGGCGCCTGGGCCGGCCAGCCGGCAGGCACCCTGCCGGTCTCGACCCGCAACGCCGCCCTGGACGAGCTGGCGCGCCTGGAACGGCTGGCCGACGGACGACTGGGCGTGTGCATCGTCGATACCGCTTCCGGCGAGGAAATCGGCCGCCGCGCCGACGAACGCTTCCAGATGCTCAGCACCTTCAAGCTGCTCGCCGCCGGATTCGTGCTGGCCCGGCATGACCGGGGCGAAGACTCGCTGGACCGGCGGATCCGCTACAGCCGGCAGGACCTGGTCAATGGGTCGCCCGTGACCGGAAAACACGTCGGTGATCGCGGCATGACCCTGGCCGAGCTCTGCCATGCCACCGTGACCACCAGCGACAACACCGCCGCCAATCTCATCCTGCGCAGCTTTGGCGGCCCGGAAGCGCTGACGCGCTTCATCCGCAGCCTGGGCGACGGCGTCACGCGCTGCGACCGCTACGAACCCGAGCTGAACGTGCCCCATGCCACCGGCATGCTGGACACCACGACGCCCCACGCCATCACGCGCACGCTGGGCAAGCTGGCGGTGGGCGAGGCTCTGTCGCCCGCATCGCGCGAGCGCCTGCAGGCGTGGCTGGTCGGCAATACGACGGGCGACAAGCGGCTGCGCGCGGGAATACCGGCCAGCTGGCGCATCGGCGAGAAGACCGGCACCTACGCCAAGGTAGGCGCCAACGACATCGGGCTCGCCTGGCCGCCCGGACGGCCCGCGATCCTGATGTCGGTCTACGTCGCCAGCACGCGGGTATCGGACGAGGTCAAGGACCAGGTCATCGCCAAGGTGGCGGAACTGGCGGGGCGGCTCTACGGCCGGCCGGAAAACAGATAGGCGAACACCCGTCAGCCGTGCGCGGGCGGCCGCGCATGCGCACGGTGCGCCAGCAAGGGCAGCATCACGTCCAGCATGGGCGTATCCACGCCGGCCGACCGGGCCAGGTCCTGGACCGCGAACAACTGCGCGTCCAGCTCCAGCGGGCGTCCGGCCAGCAGGTCCTGCAGCATGGACGGCGGATGCGGGTTCGATCCCGTGGCCGCCACCTGCCCCTCCAGGTCGAACTCCATGGCGACGCCGTAGCGGGCCGCCACCGCGCAGGTCTCCCGGGCAAGGCGGGCATACAGCTCGCGCGTGGCGGAATCCGCGAGCAGGCCCGACGATGGCGACTGAGTCAGGCAGGACAGCAGCGAACTGGGAACGTTGAGCAGAAGCTTCCTCCAGATCTCCCGGCCGATGTCCCCGGTAGCCGCCGCGCCCGGCAGCCCGCGCCGCAGCAGCGCCACCACCTGCTCGAGCCGCGGCGACAACGCGCCGCCGGGCTCGCCCACCACGAAACTGCTGGCGCGCGAATTGTTGCGCACCACGCCTGGCGCGACGACCTCGTTGGGCGAACGGATCACGCAGCCCAGCGTCCGCGCCAGGCCCGGCTCGCGCGCAAGCGTGCCTTCCGGATCGAGCCGGGATACCGAGGATGCGCCCCCGCTCAACGCCGCCAGATACCACCACGGAATGCCGTTCACCGCGAAGACCACCGGCGTATCGGCTCCCAGCAGCGCCCGCATCGATGACGCCGCCGGCGGCAGGCCGTGGGCCTTGAGCGTGGAGACGACCAGGTCCTGCGGCCCCAGGTCGGCGGGACGGTCGCTGGCCGCCACGCGCACGGTGAACTCGCCGTCGGGGCCGATGAACCGCAGGCCGTCGCGGCGGATGGCCGCCAGATGCTCGCCGCGGGCGACGACCGACACGTCGACGCCCGCCCGCGCCAGATGAGCCGCCATGTATCCGCCCACCGCCCCGGCGCCGAAGATGCAAACCTTGTTCATGGTGAAAGAGTATCCAAAGAGTCTAGGCCCCGGCCTCGATGAAGACCGGCATGGCTATTCTTTCATGCCGCCCCCCTGGCATGAAACCGCCGGCGTGCGCGATCTCGTCAACATTCCATTGACATCATGATGTCATGCCGTCATGATGCCTTCACATCATGACGGCATGACTCACGCATGGACCTTCCCAACCCGCTGCTGACCGAAGGCGGCGCGCCGCTGTACCGGCAGGTGGCCGAGCACCTCATCCAGCGCATCGCCAGCGGCCAGCTCGTCCCCGGGGACGCCCTGCCCCCGGAAGACAGCCTGTGTCGCGAGTTCGGCGTCAGCCGCATCACCGTCCGCAAGGCCGTCGAGGAACTGCTGGCCCGCCACCTGATCGTCCGCCGCCGCGGCGTCGGCACCTTCGTCAACGATCCGCGCCGGGCCACCAAGGACGTCACCTTGGTCGGCGTGATCGACGAAGTCCTGCCGCGCAACCAGGTCAGCGTCGTGGACGAGGCCTGGACGCCCCTGCCGGCCAGGCTGCGCGAACTGTTCGGCCTGGGCACGCAGAAATGGAAATGCGTGCGCGCGGTCAACCACGTGGCGCCCGGCGAACCGCTGGACTACGCCCATTTCTACTTCGCCGAACACGTGGCCGACGGCATAGGCGCCGCCGAGGTGGCCGGCCCGCTGCCGCCGGTCAAATACCTCCAGACCCGCCTGAACGTCCGCATCGACCACGCCGACCAGCTCGTCGAGCCTATGGCGGCCACCAGCGAGATCGCCGCCCGCCTGGGCATCTCGCGGAACACCCCGGTGCTGCGCGCCACCCGCATCTACTACGACGTGCAGAACCGGCCGGTGGAGATCGTCGATGCGGTCTATCACCCCGAACGCTACCGATACACGGCCACCCTCTATCCCAAGGCGGGAGCCGGCAACTGATTCCTCGTCGTCTTTCTAAGGACACGCCATGCGCTCGAGCAGATGGAAAGGCAAGTTGTCGAAGTGGTCCCGCTACCTGTTGCTGGGGGTCGCCACAGGAAGCGGTCAGGCGGTCGCGCAGGACTATCCGGCGCGGCCGGTCAAGCTGGTCAGCCCTTGGGCGCCCGGCGGCGCCAACGACATCTTCTGCCGGGCGCTGGCGCAGAAGCTGACCGAATCGCTGGGACAGCCGGTGGTCGTGGAAAACCGCCCCGGCGCGGCCGGCACCATAGGCTCGGACTACGCTGCCAAGGCG of Pigmentiphaga sp. H8 contains these proteins:
- the bla gene encoding class A beta-lactamase; translated protein: MTTRRSFHALVLSGLACGARGAWAGQPAGTLPVSTRNAALDELARLERLADGRLGVCIVDTASGEEIGRRADERFQMLSTFKLLAAGFVLARHDRGEDSLDRRIRYSRQDLVNGSPVTGKHVGDRGMTLAELCHATVTTSDNTAANLILRSFGGPEALTRFIRSLGDGVTRCDRYEPELNVPHATGMLDTTTPHAITRTLGKLAVGEALSPASRERLQAWLVGNTTGDKRLRAGIPASWRIGEKTGTYAKVGANDIGLAWPPGRPAILMSVYVASTRVSDEVKDQVIAKVAELAGRLYGRPENR
- a CDS encoding tripartite tricarboxylate transporter substrate binding protein; this encodes MMFTQLQSGRRATLALAAALATAGAISTSLPAMAADYPAKPITIVVAYGAGGDTDAMARLFGEKLTQRLGQPVIVENRAGASGIIGSNYVARAKPDGYTLLLAPSTFSMATHVVKTNSADTYNPARDFSPITQTASQPLLLVAGQASGYTSIAQVLKDAKAGKALTYASPGSGSPMHILGELFNQAAGVKITHVPYKGVAPAVNDLLGGHVALSWMTYGPVEPYLASGKIHILANGAAERTPLAPDAPSMAELGYKNINIAAWQGLYAPKGTPAEVVRTLNGHMAEILKMPDVVAKMRVFGAFAKSSTPEALGKLTSDEYAFFGKVVKEFGIQAD
- a CDS encoding chromate transporter — its product is MRLAQLLEVVLVFAPLSFLTVGGGQSIVADIHRQSVDVYGWVTNPQFMDLYALSRIIPGPGALLVTLVGWQAAGLAGALLASAAIFIPSSLLVYALAHLWTRFKGTRCIRAIEAGLVPVAAGMVLAASCTVLRAAEGGAWAWGVAAASTLTLMYTRLSPFLMLGIGAVVFLVALG
- a CDS encoding chromate transporter — translated: MPQTLPPASADSGSRLPSVLQIFLAFTKIGLTSFGGGLSGWMLREFVQRRNWLSEAEFLSGLALAQAFPGVNVVNLAIWVGFRLRGGVGALAGALGLVVPAMVLALVVVAAFATMATSDSVHLALAGVAAAAVGLSLQTGLRAARRAARGVPALAVMVVTFVAIFLLKLPLLWVVGAMAPLSIGLAYLRLREGGQA
- a CDS encoding GntR family transcriptional regulator yields the protein MDLPNPLLTEGGAPLYRQVAEHLIQRIASGQLVPGDALPPEDSLCREFGVSRITVRKAVEELLARHLIVRRRGVGTFVNDPRRATKDVTLVGVIDEVLPRNQVSVVDEAWTPLPARLRELFGLGTQKWKCVRAVNHVAPGEPLDYAHFYFAEHVADGIGAAEVAGPLPPVKYLQTRLNVRIDHADQLVEPMAATSEIAARLGISRNTPVLRATRIYYDVQNRPVEIVDAVYHPERYRYTATLYPKAGAGN
- a CDS encoding tripartite tricarboxylate transporter permease, which translates into the protein MDTFNALLTGFGVALQPMNLFWAFLGSVLGTAIGVLPGIGPALTIALLLPVTVQIAPTAAFIMFAGVLYGAMYGGSTTSILLNAPGESGSMMTALEGNKMARSGRGAAALATAAIGSFVAGTIATLALSFVAPAIAELAFVFGPADYFALMVLSFTSVSVVLGTSRVRGFIALFLGLAMGVVGIDGQTGQARLAFGSADLLDGIELTVVLVSLFAVGEILYVASRYSQAPPRINPLSGGTWMTRQDWKRSWKPWVRGTALGFPIGALPTGGTEIPTFLSYTIERKLCKHPEEFGKGAIEGVAGPEAANNAAAAGVLVPLLTLGLPTSATAAVLLAAFQSYGLQPGPFLFTNSGDLVWGLIASLYIGNLMLLVLNLPLVGLWVRLLLIPRPYLYAGILIFAMVGIWGVATSWTDLAMMFGIGLMGYVMRVYDFPIAPVLIGLILGPMAETQLRRALAVGEGNPLILVSTPTSATLLALAAAALVLPLLLRRLKREA
- a CDS encoding alpha/beta hydrolase — protein: MSMWIRRLAALACVLALASAGYVALDRWQRGMIFSVELGERSWWREPPAGTQVYDLPMPGGDTLRTWYWRHPDPGAPTVLYLHGSRWNLNGSAFRMDHWAGLGYSMLAIDYRGFGASSPRLPSQASVRQDAQVALRELARLQPDPARRFVYGHSLGGAIAIDLMARLDPPIPVAGLIVEASFTSIRDMIATTRWAGIPGFGLLVTQPFDSRGAIETLSVPLLLMHGTEDRVVPPAMSEALLAAARQSPRKQLVWLKGASHSGASRSGAAYDDAVRGFIRSVRRAYPG
- a CDS encoding DUF2238 domain-containing protein, whose protein sequence is MDTGHRRYVARLALAFAVIWVALAIDPLDRSDWALENVLVIGFCIGLAASWRHFRFSRLSYTLIFLFLCLHAIGAHYTYAKVPYDAWWQALAGRSFNSLWGWERNNFDRVVHFSYGLLLAYPIREVFLRVADARGFWGYFLPLEFTLATSAMFELFEWIAAEVFGGDLGVAYLGTQGDVWDAHKDMALAACGAVVAMIATAAVNRWLQRDFSREWADSLRVKDPRPYGEDEIARMIRQAHE
- a CDS encoding ketopantoate reductase family protein yields the protein MNKVCIFGAGAVGGYMAAHLARAGVDVSVVARGEHLAAIRRDGLRFIGPDGEFTVRVAASDRPADLGPQDLVVSTLKAHGLPPAASSMRALLGADTPVVFAVNGIPWWYLAALSGGASSVSRLDPEGTLAREPGLARTLGCVIRSPNEVVAPGVVRNNSRASSFVVGEPGGALSPRLEQVVALLRRGLPGAAATGDIGREIWRKLLLNVPSSLLSCLTQSPSSGLLADSATRELYARLARETCAVAARYGVAMEFDLEGQVAATGSNPHPPSMLQDLLAGRPLELDAQLFAVQDLARSAGVDTPMLDVMLPLLAHRAHARPPAHG